A single window of Archangium gephyra DNA harbors:
- a CDS encoding carboxymuconolactone decarboxylase family protein, giving the protein MNPRLNPYTAEPELLKAMISLSEKVESSGLEKSLLELVKIRASQLNGCAFCIHMHTRDARAHGETEDRIYLLNAWRESPLYTDRERAALGWTEALTLVSQTHAPDADYEALRAHFSKEEVVKLTLMITTINAWNRIAIGFRSIHPVASRSDAA; this is encoded by the coding sequence TGCTGAAGGCCATGATCTCCCTGAGCGAGAAGGTCGAGAGCAGTGGGCTCGAGAAGAGCCTCCTGGAGCTGGTGAAGATCCGCGCCTCCCAGCTCAACGGCTGCGCTTTCTGCATCCACATGCACACCCGGGACGCCCGCGCCCACGGAGAGACCGAGGATCGCATCTACCTGCTGAATGCCTGGCGCGAGTCGCCCCTCTACACGGACCGCGAGCGGGCGGCCCTGGGCTGGACCGAGGCCCTGACGCTCGTCTCCCAGACCCACGCGCCGGACGCGGACTACGAGGCGCTCCGGGCGCACTTCTCCAAGGAGGAGGTGGTGAAGTTGACCCTGATGATCACCACCATCAACGCCTGGAACCGGATCGCCATCGGCTTCCGGAGCATTCATCCGGTAGCCTCGCGCAGTGATGCCGCCTGA